TGTAACTTTCGGCTACGACCCAGCTAACCCTGTACTAGAAAATGTAAACATCCACGTTGAACCGAGAAAGACATTAGCTATCGTAGGTCCAACAGGAGCTGGAAAGAGCACTATTGCGAAGCTTCTCAGCAGATTTTATGAACCTCAGAAAGGAAATATAACGGTTGATGGCCACGACATTCAAAAAGTAACCTTGAACTCGCTTCATAAACAGATTGGGATTGTTTTGCAGGAGCCTTTCCTTTTTTCTGGAGCGATCATGGAAAACATAAAATATGGAAAACTTGACGCATCTGACGACGAGGTTAAACAGGTTGCGAAGATTGTTAGAATCCACGAATTCATCAGTAGCCTTCCTCAAGGATACGAGACTGATGTTGGTGAAAGAGGAGCAAGACTCTCTGTTGGACAAAGGCAACTGGTGTCTTTTGCAAGAGCCCTTCTAAG
This genomic stretch from Candidatus Bathyarchaeota archaeon harbors:
- a CDS encoding ATP-binding cassette domain-containing protein is translated as VTFGYDPANPVLENVNIHVEPRKTLAIVGPTGAGKSTIAKLLSRFYEPQKGNITVDGHDIQKVTLNSLHKQIGIVLQEPFLFSGAIMENIKYGKLDASDDEVKQVAKIVRIHEFISSLPQGYETDVGERGARLSVGQRQLVSFARALLSNPPILILDEATSSVDPYTELKIKKALAVLMKNRTSLVIAHRLSTVRNADDIVVVNKGRIIEEGNHRELMKEKGMYYHLYKKQFKDT